TCCGCGGGCGCGCAAAGCCTCCAGAGCCACTCCTACACCATCGAAGAGCGGCGAAGGATCACGCTCCAGCGCCAGATAGTTATCAGCGTAGGCCTCGATCAGCCGGCCCGACAGAAGCGGGTCGAGGATATCCGGATAGAGCACCGTAACGGCATCCGGCAATGCCAGGCCAATGATATCGCGCACCTCACGCGCGGAGCGCACGGGCAGGTCGACATCCACCGCGGCACGCTGCATGGCGAAGACAATATTATCGATGGAGTTGGCCAAGGTGCCGTCCCAATCAAAAATCAGGGTATTCATATCAGTCCTTATCCAGCTGGCGCAGCGTGCGATCCCAGACTTCGCCAGGCTCGGCAGCGACCTGCAACCGCCCCCCTTCCGGCAAGGAAGACTCGAGGGATACCGCATGCAAAAACAACCGCTTACCGCCTTTTTCTCGAATGATTCTGGAAAACTCATCATCCCCGTATTTGGGGTCGCCAGCTATCGGATGACCTGCATGACGGGCATGGACCCTGATCTGATGGGTTCGCCCGGTGATCGGACGCGCCTCTACCAGCGTCGCAAAGTCGCCGAAGCGCTGCACAACGCGAAATTCGGTCAGCGACTCCTTGCCCTCCGGATTGACCTCGACCATGCGCTCGCCGGAGCGCAGATTGTTTTTCAGCAGCGGTGCATGCACCTTCTTTACCGTCGCCGGCCAGCGCCCGCGTACCAGCGCCAGATAACATTTGGTGACACCCTTGCCCGCTCCATCGCCCCGCAACTCCGCATGCAGATGGCGCAACATGCTGCGCTTCTTGGCGATCATCAGACACCCGGAGGTATCCCGGTCCAACCGATGCACCAACTCCAGCTGCTGGGAGTCGGGGCGCAACTGGCGCATTGCCTCGATAACCCCGAAATTCAGCCCGCTGCCACCATGCACAGCCAGGCCGGCCGGCTTGTTGACCACAATCAGTCCCTTGTCTTCGTAGAGGATACTGCTTTCCAGCGCATTGAGAATGCCCTGACCTACCAGTGCCGGCTCATCTGGCTGCGGCAGACGCACAGGCGGAATACGGATACTGTCGCCCGCCTGCAAGCGATATTCAGGCTTGATGCGCCCCTTGTTCACACGCACCTCACCCTTGCGCAGAATGCGATAGATGAGCGTACGCGGCGCCCCCTTGAGGCGGGTCAGCAAATAATTGTCGATTCGCTGACCGGCCTGGTCTTCTGTGATCAGGTCGGTCTGCACGGTAGCGGAGATAACGGATTGTTCGATTTTCATCGGCGCATGATACATTTTTTCATGCAATTGAAGCACTTGATTAATACTGCTATAGTCCGACGAGCTGCGCAAAAGGCAGCTGGAGAACAGAAGCAGTCGAAGCGATTGCCGGCACTCCCAGAAACATTGATGTAGAGCCTTCGCCAGGCAGGAAAAGCACCGCCGGCGAACCTCGATAAAACACGCTGCAGGCCACAGGCCGGCAGAATATCAACCCGCTCCCCCGGAAGACGACGAGCGGCACCGATTCAGATGGGCAAGTGATTAGGTGGAGATGCACAGCTTCAGGATGATGTGACGAGCGCTGACACTTGCAATTATGTGTGTCCCCGTCCCCAGTCCGGCTGATTCCTCCCTAAAAGTTAAGTTTCTCTGTACTCGCCATAACAGACTGAACTGCTGTTGCCCGACGGCACGGCAATTTTGAATTCTGAACAAGGGCAAGGTTGGCCCAAGCAGAAACACGCCTGACACCTAACGGAAGAATCAGGTGCCGTACTCGTGTTCCGGAAAGCATTGGAAACACAACGGTACTTCATGAAAAGAATGCTGATCAACGCAACTCAGCCAGAAGAGTTGCGCGTTGCACTGGTAGATGGCCAGAAACTCTACGACCTGGATATTGAATCCGGCGCACGGGAACAGAAAAAATCGAACATCTACAAGGGTCGTATCACCCGTGTAGAAGCCAGCCTGGAAGCCGCCTTCGTCGACTTCGGCTCCGAACGCCACGGCTTTCTGCCGCTGAAGGAAATCTCCCGCGAGTACTTCACCAAGCAGCCCGAAGGCCGCGTCAACATCAAGGAAGTGCTCAAGGAAGGCCAGGAAGTCATCGTCCAGGTCGACAAGGAAGAGCGCGGCAACAAAGGCGCAGCGCTGACCACCTTCATCAGCCTGGCCGGTCGTTACCTGGTATTGATGCCCAACAACCCCAGAGCAGGTGGCATTTCCCGCCGCATCGAAGGTGAAGAGCGCAACGAATTGCGCGAAGCCCTCAACAGCCTCAACGTTCCCGCCGACATGGGCATGATTGTCCGGACCGCCGGTCTCGGCCGCAGCGCAGAGGAAATGCAATGGGATCTGGATTATCTGCTGCAGCTGTGGGAAGCAATCAAGACCGCCTCTGCCGAGCGTAGCGGTGCATTCCTGATCTACCAGGAAAGCAACGTCATCATTCGCGCCATCCGCGATTACCTGCGCCAGGATATCGGCGAAGTGCTGATCGACAGTGAGACCGTCAAGGAAGAAGCACTCAACTTCATCAGTCAGGTCATGCCGCAGTATGCGAGCAAGGTCAAACTCTACGAAGATCCTGTGCCGCTGTTCAATCGCTTCCAGATTGAAAGCCAGATCGAAACCGCCTTTGATCGCGAAGTTAAGCTGCCTTCCGGCGGCTCGATCGTCATCGACCATACCGAAGCGCTGGTATCCATCGATATCAACTCGGCACGTGCCACCAAGGGTAGTGACATCGAGGAAACCGCACTGCAGACGAACCTGGAAGCGGCCGAAGAGATCGCCCGCCAGTTGCGCCTGCGTGATATCGGCGGCCTGATCGTCATCGACTTCATCGACATGACCCCCGCGAAGAATCAGCGCGCCGTTGAAGAGCGCGTGCGTGAAAGCCTCGAAGCCGACCGTGCCCGCGTTCAGGTGGGTCGTATCTCCCGCTTCGGCCTGCTGGAAATGTCTCGCCAGCGTCTGCGCCCATCGCTTGGCGAAACCAGCGGTATCGTCTGCCCCCGCTGCAACGGCCGCGGCACCATCCGTGACGTCGAGTCCCTGTCCCTGTCGGTGCTGCGTTTGATCGAAGAAGAAGCGCTGAAAGACCGTACCGCAGAAGTTCGTGCTCACGTGCCGGTTTCCATCGCCACCTTCCTGCTCAACGAGAAGCGCGACGTTCTGGCGAAAACCGAAGCCCGCACCAAGGTGCGCCTGCTGGTACTGCCTAACGCCCACATGGACACACCGCATTTCGAGGTCCAGCGCCTGCGCGACGACCAGGAAGCCGTGCTCAACGGCGAGTCCAGCTACAGCATGAGCAGCACCGAAGCTGAGCATGAAGAGCCGGTGCAAGTCAGCCAGACCCGCGCCATCGTGCGCCAGGAAGCGGCCGTTAAGACACCTGCCCATTCGCGCCCCGCTCCAACCCCGGCTCCTGCCCCCGCTCCGGTTGCCGCAGCGAACAAGGCCATCCAGGAATCCCAGCCGGGCCTGATCAAGAGTCTGATCAAATCGTTGGTCGGCATCTTTGCCAGCGACGACAGCCAACCCGAGAAAACCGAGCAGCCTGCTCCCCAGGCCAACCGGAAACCCGCCGGGGATGACAGCCGCAACAATGAGCGTCGCAGCAACCGGAACCGCCGGCCGCGGCCCGACCGCGACGGACGCAGCGATACACGTGGCGGCGCACGCAATAGCGCACGCAGTGGCGAGTCCACTAGCGAGCGCAACGACAAGCCCCAGCGTACCGAGCGCAAGACCAGCGACGCGGTAGCCAGCACCGAAGCGCCCGCACAGACTGCCAGCAAACCGACAGAAGGCGCCAGCCGTCGTCGTCGCCGCAGCCCCAGTGCCAATGCTGCTACCAGCACCGAGAGCACCGAACAACACGCCACCTCGACTGCGCAGGAGCAAAGCCGCGAAGAGCGTCGTCCCCAGCCCCAAGCCGAACGGACTGCGGTGAAGGATGAGGAGCTGCCTGCCGGCCAGACCAATGACCAGGCTGATAGCGAGAACACTGCCGAGGGCGATCGCCCTAAGCGTCGCTCGCGCAATAGCCAGCGTCGTCGCAACAACCGTCGCAGCCGTTCCACTCAGGACGAGAACAACGGTGACAATGCAGCCAATGCAACCACCACCGACGCGTCCAGCAACGACACTGCTGGCACCTCGACCGGTGATGAGCAGAAAACGGCCGCAAGCGCCGAGGTAGTTGTGCCGGTTTCCGCTGCGATTGCCGTTACTGAGGCCGTCGCCGCCAGTGAAGGTCATGAGCCGGCAGAGATGATCAATGAGCCTGCTGTCGAAGCAGCAGCCCCAGCTGTTGCCCAGACACCTGCCGAAGCACCTGTCGAGGCTCCGGAAGATATCCGGCAACCCGTCGAGGCAGGCCTGACTCAGGCAGTCTCCGACATCGAGCAGTCGATTGAAAATGCGGTAGAAGCCTTCACCCAGCAGTCCCAGCGCGACGATGCCGGCAACCAGGTTCAGCCCGAGCCGGAAACCGCTGCAGCTGAGCCGACGCCGGAAGCAGCACCGGAACCGCAGGTTGCCGAACAGCCCGCCGCGCCTGTTGCCG
Above is a genomic segment from Halopseudomonas litoralis containing:
- the rluC gene encoding 23S rRNA pseudouridine(955/2504/2580) synthase RluC translates to MKIEQSVISATVQTDLITEDQAGQRIDNYLLTRLKGAPRTLIYRILRKGEVRVNKGRIKPEYRLQAGDSIRIPPVRLPQPDEPALVGQGILNALESSILYEDKGLIVVNKPAGLAVHGGSGLNFGVIEAMRQLRPDSQQLELVHRLDRDTSGCLMIAKKRSMLRHLHAELRGDGAGKGVTKCYLALVRGRWPATVKKVHAPLLKNNLRSGERMVEVNPEGKESLTEFRVVQRFGDFATLVEARPITGRTHQIRVHARHAGHPIAGDPKYGDDEFSRIIREKGGKRLFLHAVSLESSLPEGGRLQVAAEPGEVWDRTLRQLDKD
- the rne gene encoding ribonuclease E — encoded protein: MKRMLINATQPEELRVALVDGQKLYDLDIESGAREQKKSNIYKGRITRVEASLEAAFVDFGSERHGFLPLKEISREYFTKQPEGRVNIKEVLKEGQEVIVQVDKEERGNKGAALTTFISLAGRYLVLMPNNPRAGGISRRIEGEERNELREALNSLNVPADMGMIVRTAGLGRSAEEMQWDLDYLLQLWEAIKTASAERSGAFLIYQESNVIIRAIRDYLRQDIGEVLIDSETVKEEALNFISQVMPQYASKVKLYEDPVPLFNRFQIESQIETAFDREVKLPSGGSIVIDHTEALVSIDINSARATKGSDIEETALQTNLEAAEEIARQLRLRDIGGLIVIDFIDMTPAKNQRAVEERVRESLEADRARVQVGRISRFGLLEMSRQRLRPSLGETSGIVCPRCNGRGTIRDVESLSLSVLRLIEEEALKDRTAEVRAHVPVSIATFLLNEKRDVLAKTEARTKVRLLVLPNAHMDTPHFEVQRLRDDQEAVLNGESSYSMSSTEAEHEEPVQVSQTRAIVRQEAAVKTPAHSRPAPTPAPAPAPVAAANKAIQESQPGLIKSLIKSLVGIFASDDSQPEKTEQPAPQANRKPAGDDSRNNERRSNRNRRPRPDRDGRSDTRGGARNSARSGESTSERNDKPQRTERKTSDAVASTEAPAQTASKPTEGASRRRRRSPSANAATSTESTEQHATSTAQEQSREERRPQPQAERTAVKDEELPAGQTNDQADSENTAEGDRPKRRSRNSQRRRNNRRSRSTQDENNGDNAANATTTDASSNDTAGTSTGDEQKTAASAEVVVPVSAAIAVTEAVAASEGHEPAEMINEPAVEAAAPAVAQTPAEAPVEAPEDIRQPVEAGLTQAVSDIEQSIENAVEAFTQQSQRDDAGNQVQPEPETAAAEPTPEAAPEPQVAEQPAAPVAAEPEPAPVAEETTVVTEAPVAQTPEAEPAPVAAEPQAPVEAQEQPQEPKQEQQEQQKPAPAPQATEQQIPALTESGRAFNDPREIRKRRMEAKRLAEQQAEADAKSEAPTAAAETSAEPAAEAPAQQPAEPVSEAMAEAQEVIEQVEEAKPGTNEQPAPASTSDEAAADVALPDTDVAEVPEHPATSTPEQQEAPEKGDNHSETPKS